A single Ktedonobacteraceae bacterium DNA region contains:
- the glmS gene encoding glutamine--fructose-6-phosphate transaminase (isomerizing) codes for MCGIIGYVGAKGTDVTSILLEGLSKLEYRGYDSAGIAVLTSTGTLAVHRRAGKLSNLVAAVENGSRPGTGPLGIGHTRWATHGRPNDINAHPHSDCTGVLTVVHNGIIENYTELRAELEREGHTFRSETDTEILSHLVERAYYGEAQHDLEQAVRLALRSVQGSYAIAVVSSEQPDLLIGARYGGGPLIAGLGKDEQFLASDIPAILKHTRKVLILDEGEMAVLRPGGISISKIDGTPVQREPITIEWDVESAEKGGYPHFALKEIYEQPDALRRSLLRRISKDGQLHLDELEEMRQAGIIDRIQRIVIVACGTSYHAGLIAKYAIEQWARIPVEVITAAEFRYCDPILGPETLCVAVTQSGETADTLVGIRQAREQGAPVIAITNVVASAITRLAGAVLYLQAGPEICVVATKTFVTSVTVLYLLGLYLAQQRGKLPPEEMRLILAALERIPEQVQQILDKAASPGDIIAPLAKRMSKASSMMFIGRGAGYPTALEGALKLKEISYIHAEGLPAGELKHGSIALLDPDTPLIAIATASHVYEKVVSNIQEVRARDARVIAVATEGDEGIRQHADDVLYVPATIEMLSPLLAIIPLQLFAYHAAVARGCNVDQPRNLAKSVTVE; via the coding sequence ATGTGCGGTATCATTGGCTACGTCGGCGCGAAGGGCACCGATGTTACTTCCATATTGCTTGAAGGCCTCAGCAAACTCGAATACCGCGGCTACGACTCCGCGGGCATCGCAGTACTCACTTCTACCGGTACGCTGGCGGTACATCGCCGCGCCGGGAAACTCTCCAATCTCGTCGCCGCCGTTGAGAATGGCTCGCGACCGGGAACCGGCCCGCTGGGCATCGGCCATACGCGCTGGGCCACGCATGGTCGTCCCAACGACATCAACGCCCACCCACATTCCGACTGCACCGGTGTGCTGACCGTCGTTCACAACGGCATCATCGAGAACTATACCGAGCTGAGAGCGGAACTGGAACGCGAGGGGCATACATTTCGCTCGGAAACGGATACCGAAATCCTCTCGCACCTGGTCGAACGCGCCTACTATGGTGAAGCTCAGCATGATCTCGAGCAGGCCGTGCGGCTGGCATTGCGCTCCGTCCAGGGGTCTTATGCCATCGCGGTGGTCAGTTCCGAGCAGCCAGACCTGTTGATTGGTGCGCGTTACGGCGGCGGCCCGTTGATCGCCGGACTTGGCAAGGACGAACAATTCCTGGCATCCGATATACCCGCTATTCTGAAGCACACACGGAAAGTGCTGATCCTGGACGAGGGCGAAATGGCGGTGCTGCGTCCTGGCGGCATCTCGATCAGCAAAATCGATGGCACGCCCGTGCAGCGCGAGCCAATCACAATTGAATGGGACGTGGAATCGGCGGAGAAAGGCGGCTACCCGCACTTCGCACTCAAGGAAATTTATGAACAGCCCGACGCGCTGCGCCGCTCTCTGCTGCGAAGGATTAGCAAAGATGGCCAGTTGCACCTGGACGAGCTGGAGGAGATGCGGCAGGCGGGTATCATCGACAGGATACAACGCATCGTGATTGTGGCCTGTGGCACCTCATATCACGCCGGGCTGATCGCCAAATACGCCATCGAGCAGTGGGCGCGCATTCCGGTGGAGGTAATTACAGCAGCCGAATTTCGTTATTGCGATCCCATCCTGGGGCCGGAAACGCTCTGCGTCGCGGTAACACAGTCGGGCGAGACAGCGGATACGCTGGTCGGCATCCGGCAGGCGCGCGAGCAGGGAGCGCCCGTTATCGCCATCACCAACGTTGTCGCCAGCGCCATCACGCGCCTTGCTGGCGCCGTCCTCTACCTGCAAGCGGGGCCGGAGATCTGTGTGGTAGCGACGAAGACATTTGTTACCTCTGTTACCGTCCTCTACCTGCTTGGCCTCTACCTCGCTCAGCAGCGCGGAAAGCTGCCGCCGGAAGAAATGCGCCTCATCCTCGCCGCGTTAGAGCGCATCCCCGAACAGGTGCAGCAGATACTGGATAAGGCCGCGAGTCCCGGCGATATCATCGCGCCGCTGGCGAAACGCATGTCGAAGGCCAGCAGCATGATGTTTATCGGACGCGGTGCCGGCTACCCCACGGCATTGGAGGGCGCGCTTAAACTCAAAGAGATTTCCTACATTCACGCCGAGGGCCTGCCTGCCGGCGAACTGAAGCACGGCTCCATCGCCCTGCTCGATCCCGATACCCCCCTGATCGCCATCGCCACCGCCTCACACGTCTATGAGAAGGTGGTGAGCAACATCCAGGAGGTGCGCGCCCGTGACGCGCGCGTGATAGCCGTCGCGACGGAAGGCGACGAGGGCATTCGCCAGCACGCCGATGACGTTCTTTATGTACCCGCCACGATAGAGATGCTCAGCCCGCTGCTGGCGATCATCCCTTTGCAGTTGTTCGCCTATCACGCGGCGGTTGCACGAGGGTGCAATGTGGATCAGCCGAGGAACCTGGCAAAGTCGGTGACGGTGGAGTAG
- a CDS encoding type II toxin-antitoxin system MqsA family antitoxin: MKCVICQYGETEPGTTTVTLTRDETTVVIRDVPAQICTVCGEEYVDAVTGKRLSQIAETAVNEGVQVDIRRYKAA; this comes from the coding sequence ATGAAGTGTGTGATCTGCCAATATGGAGAAACTGAACCAGGAACCACAACGGTCACGCTTACTCGAGATGAGACGACTGTTGTGATTCGTGATGTCCCGGCCCAAATCTGCACGGTCTGTGGCGAGGAATATGTGGATGCAGTTACAGGTAAGCGACTCTCTCAGATCGCGGAAACAGCTGTGAATGAAGGCGTACAAGTCGATATACGGCGCTATAAAGCTGCGTAG
- a CDS encoding VOC family protein: protein MSSQLGLLMLLVKDVPGSKAFYTEKLGLEVVPEFSGDEFVMLRSRGGGTNIALQQTTGESYGVPLAHGGIIPGFEVEDADALYQEWKAQSVELVGEVIDIGAGRSFTARDPEGHYIQVYHLYPQVIEMQKQMGLRS, encoded by the coding sequence ATGTCATCACAACTGGGCCTTTTGATGCTGCTGGTCAAAGATGTGCCAGGCTCGAAAGCCTTTTACACGGAAAAACTGGGCCTGGAGGTAGTTCCAGAATTTTCGGGGGATGAATTTGTAATGCTGCGCTCGCGCGGCGGGGGAACGAATATTGCCCTGCAGCAGACCACCGGCGAAAGCTATGGCGTTCCGCTGGCGCATGGCGGCATTATTCCAGGTTTTGAAGTCGAGGATGCCGACGCGCTTTACCAGGAGTGGAAGGCGCAGTCCGTTGAGCTTGTTGGTGAGGTCATCGATATCGGAGCCGGGCGGAGCTTCACTGCCAGGGACCCTGAAGGCCACTACATCCAGGTCTATCACCTGTATCCGCAGGTTATCGAGATGCAGAAACAAATGGGCCTGCGCAGCTAG
- a CDS encoding arginase family protein codes for MHVTIICIPYQVDVTRWGYANGPRAFLDHGLIPLLEAKGHIVAQPVWIELPKAERTRDSVTNLGRIAKRTAAAVRAALAEDDAFVLVLEGDCTHALGPIGGLAQATGNPGVVWFDAHGDLNTMETTTSGFLGGMPYAVALGLDLDDWRLAAGLEQPVRPEAAVLIGTSDLDVPEVELLQRYPILHIDAKEMMRPGVGARVRAALRSRAGAANAWYLHIDLDIGGPQESPGGFTPAPYWPPREHILEAAQATMQALPVKVASLAVYNPSTDVDGRGVRFGLDMAAALFE; via the coding sequence ATGCACGTTACCATCATCTGCATCCCTTATCAAGTCGATGTTACTCGTTGGGGATATGCCAACGGGCCACGGGCATTCCTCGATCACGGCCTTATTCCTCTCCTGGAAGCAAAAGGCCATATCGTCGCGCAGCCAGTCTGGATTGAATTGCCAAAGGCCGAACGCACGCGCGATTCGGTCACGAACCTGGGGCGCATCGCTAAGCGAACGGCTGCGGCGGTGCGAGCGGCATTAGCAGAGGATGACGCTTTTGTGCTGGTACTCGAAGGCGATTGCACGCATGCCCTCGGACCCATTGGAGGACTCGCGCAGGCAACAGGCAATCCAGGTGTGGTATGGTTTGACGCGCATGGCGATTTGAATACCATGGAGACGACCACGAGCGGATTCCTGGGCGGCATGCCCTACGCGGTAGCGCTGGGCCTGGACCTGGACGATTGGCGACTGGCGGCAGGATTGGAGCAACCGGTACGGCCAGAGGCGGCTGTATTGATTGGGACGAGTGATCTTGATGTGCCGGAAGTGGAGCTACTGCAACGCTATCCAATCCTGCACATCGATGCAAAAGAGATGATGCGGCCCGGTGTCGGAGCGCGTGTTCGAGCCGCTTTGCGGAGCCGGGCAGGTGCGGCCAATGCCTGGTACCTGCATATTGACCTGGACATAGGAGGGCCGCAGGAAAGTCCAGGCGGATTTACCCCTGCTCCCTACTGGCCCCCACGCGAACATATTCTGGAAGCGGCCCAGGCGACGATGCAGGCGCTGCCTGTCAAGGTGGCATCGCTGGCAGTCTACAATCCGTCAACGGATGTGGATGGGCGCGGGGTACGCTTCGGCCTGGATATGGCAGCAGCACTGTTTGAGTAG
- the cobT gene encoding nicotinate-nucleotide--dimethylbenzimidazole phosphoribosyltransferase — MRQKILDRALSVTPLDTAAMEQARSRQQQLTKPAGSLGRLEDIAIQMAGISGQPLPDIKHKAVIVMAADHGVAREGVSAYPAEVTPQMVHNFLRGGAAINVLARAAGARVIVVDIGVAAELAHPDLISRKVTPGTASFSLGPAMTEAQMLEAVQVGIDVFDEQLKQGVDLVATGDMGIGNTTASSAITSVLLQEPVARVTGRGTGINDEQLAHKIQVIEKAIARNAPDPGDPLDVLMKVGGLEIAGLVGVIIAAASRRVPVVIDGFISGAAALVACELNPQIGAYLFAGHVSVEQGHRLILAKLGLSPLLDLQLRLGEGTGAVLATSIIEAALRAHREMATFAEAGVSTKEEE, encoded by the coding sequence ATGAGACAAAAGATACTTGACCGGGCATTAAGCGTAACGCCCCTTGATACGGCGGCGATGGAGCAGGCGCGTTCTCGCCAGCAACAGCTTACAAAACCTGCCGGCAGCCTGGGAAGGCTTGAGGACATCGCGATTCAGATGGCGGGCATCAGCGGACAACCGCTACCGGACATCAAGCACAAGGCCGTTATTGTTATGGCCGCCGATCATGGCGTGGCCAGAGAAGGCGTGAGCGCCTATCCTGCCGAGGTGACGCCACAAATGGTGCATAATTTCCTGCGCGGCGGCGCTGCTATCAATGTCCTCGCTCGCGCAGCCGGGGCAAGGGTAATCGTCGTCGATATAGGCGTGGCAGCCGAACTCGCTCATCCTGACTTGATTTCGCGCAAGGTGACCCCCGGCACGGCCAGTTTCTCCCTTGGACCGGCCATGACAGAGGCACAAATGCTGGAGGCAGTTCAGGTTGGTATCGATGTCTTTGATGAGCAGTTGAAACAGGGCGTCGATCTCGTCGCGACAGGAGATATGGGCATCGGCAACACGACGGCTTCGAGCGCAATCACGTCGGTGCTGCTGCAAGAGCCTGTCGCACGGGTCACGGGTCGTGGAACGGGGATCAATGACGAGCAACTGGCGCACAAGATACAGGTGATCGAAAAAGCTATCGCACGCAACGCTCCCGATCCAGGGGACCCGCTCGATGTGCTGATGAAAGTAGGCGGCTTAGAAATTGCGGGTCTCGTTGGTGTGATAATTGCTGCCGCGTCGCGCCGCGTACCCGTAGTGATCGATGGCTTTATTTCGGGTGCCGCGGCCCTTGTTGCATGTGAACTCAATCCACAGATAGGCGCCTACCTCTTTGCCGGCCACGTCTCGGTGGAACAGGGCCACCGCCTGATTCTCGCGAAGCTCGGCCTCTCCCCGCTGCTCGATCTGCAACTCCGGCTTGGCGAAGGGACGGGCGCGGTGCTGGCAACGAGCATCATCGAGGCCGCCCTGCGCGCGCACCGCGAGATGGCTACCTTCGCTGAGGCTGGAGTAAGCACAAAGGAAGAGGAGTAG
- a CDS encoding histidine phosphatase family protein: MRHGLTEWNIQQRYCGHSDIPLAAQGREQALWIAEQLQQASIVAIYASDLLRARETAEIIASRRTQVIQIKASAEWREMDFGAWEGLTYMQIVEQFKDHLAFFTDPEHHAPPHGESLFHLKRRVMDALSAMLHDNASPPGDIVIVSHGGPLRILLCSLLGMSLSRQWQLRLDPGSISAIDLLPGSEILRCAQNDRPLRHNDPGTCHSERSEESEPRATLALLNVQAPFSIRP; the protein is encoded by the coding sequence GTGAGGCATGGACTGACCGAGTGGAACATACAGCAAAGGTACTGCGGCCATAGCGATATCCCGCTTGCGGCGCAGGGACGGGAGCAGGCTCTCTGGATTGCGGAACAGTTGCAGCAAGCGAGCATTGTTGCTATTTACGCCAGTGACCTGCTGAGGGCGCGTGAGACGGCTGAGATCATCGCGAGCCGGAGAACACAGGTGATACAGATCAAGGCATCCGCCGAGTGGCGCGAAATGGACTTCGGCGCGTGGGAAGGACTCACCTATATGCAGATTGTGGAACAGTTCAAAGACCACCTCGCGTTCTTTACCGACCCCGAACATCATGCTCCCCCTCATGGCGAATCACTGTTTCATTTGAAGCGACGAGTAATGGATGCGCTATCAGCTATGCTACATGACAATGCATCACCGCCGGGCGATATAGTGATTGTTAGCCACGGTGGCCCACTGCGCATACTGCTATGCAGCCTGCTGGGAATGTCGCTATCGCGCCAGTGGCAATTGCGGCTCGATCCCGGCTCAATCAGCGCCATTGATCTCCTGCCCGGTTCAGAGATTCTTCGCTGCGCTCAGAATGACAGGCCTCTGAGACACAATGACCCTGGGACCTGTCATTCTGAGCGCAGCGAAGAATCCGAACCACGGGCGACACTTGCCTTGCTGAACGTTCAAGCTCCGTTCAGTATCAGGCCATAA
- the cobS gene encoding adenosylcobinamide-GDP ribazoletransferase, with protein MDNQHPLQRIKRVLLNQYREFAAAARFLSLLPVPGSAQLFEKDEGKPQIVTGCEYFPVVGLLLALILWLLTLLLAPLGTQLVLAALLVVALVILSGGLHLDGLMDTCDGLFGGRTRERKLEIMRDSRAGSFGVLAAICILLLKFALLASIRLSALPVALLIALPSARWAMVVALGLFPSARPTGLGAAYQQAITGRRLLLAGIISLVIVLIVGQLLGLIVWVAVSITSLLLGLWITQSIGGLTGDTYGAIEEVAEIMALLLLVMLRI; from the coding sequence ATGGATAACCAGCACCCTCTACAGCGTATCAAACGCGTGCTTCTGAACCAGTATAGAGAATTCGCCGCCGCTGCGCGCTTCCTTTCCCTGTTGCCTGTGCCGGGAAGCGCCCAGCTTTTCGAGAAGGATGAGGGCAAACCACAGATCGTAACCGGCTGTGAATATTTTCCGGTCGTGGGATTGCTGCTGGCGTTGATCCTCTGGTTGCTAACGTTGCTACTCGCTCCCCTCGGCACGCAGCTTGTTCTGGCAGCGCTACTGGTCGTCGCCCTGGTCATCCTTAGCGGCGGATTGCACCTGGATGGACTGATGGATACATGCGATGGACTTTTTGGCGGCAGAACGCGCGAGCGCAAACTGGAGATCATGCGTGATAGCCGCGCAGGCAGCTTCGGCGTACTTGCCGCAATATGCATTCTGCTGCTCAAATTCGCGCTGCTTGCCAGTATAAGATTATCCGCGCTTCCAGTGGCGCTGTTGATAGCGCTGCCTTCGGCACGCTGGGCAATGGTAGTGGCTCTGGGTCTCTTTCCCAGCGCGCGTCCAACGGGTTTAGGCGCCGCGTACCAGCAGGCGATTACCGGCAGGCGCCTGCTGCTGGCAGGCATCATCTCGCTTGTCATCGTACTCATAGTGGGTCAATTGTTGGGGCTGATCGTCTGGGTGGCAGTCAGCATCACATCGCTGCTCCTGGGCCTCTGGATAACTCAGAGCATCGGAGGGCTGACAGGCGACACCTATGGCGCTATCGAGGAAGTGGCGGAGATCATGGCCCTGCTACTACTGGTCATGCTGCGAATATGA
- the cobU gene encoding bifunctional adenosylcobinamide kinase/adenosylcobinamide-phosphate guanylyltransferase has product MSSENIIPPRLILILGGARSGKSAFAERLAAGSGKPVAFIATATSGDDEMRERIARHRASRPHEWHTIEEPLDLAGALQQAYKLANVAILDCMTLWLSNMLLQQPGEKGREDQGNAEGPITNSLFDEQCMQRIEALLAATQNAQAGKTLIVVSNEVGLGIVPAYPLGRIYRDTLGYVNQRLARAADRVYLMVAGLAVDIKRLHQEAML; this is encoded by the coding sequence ATGTCTTCCGAAAACATCATTCCCCCACGATTGATATTGATATTGGGAGGCGCGCGCAGCGGCAAGAGCGCGTTCGCGGAACGCCTTGCCGCCGGAAGCGGCAAACCCGTCGCCTTCATCGCCACAGCTACGAGCGGCGACGACGAGATGCGCGAGCGAATTGCGCGCCACCGCGCATCTCGTCCCCACGAATGGCATACAATCGAGGAACCGCTTGACCTGGCTGGAGCGCTACAGCAGGCATATAAGCTGGCGAATGTGGCGATTCTGGACTGCATGACGCTCTGGCTGTCAAATATGTTGTTGCAGCAGCCAGGAGAGAAGGGGCGTGAAGATCAGGGAAACGCGGAAGGGCCTATCACGAACAGCCTGTTCGATGAACAATGCATGCAACGTATCGAGGCGCTGCTTGCCGCAACCCAGAACGCGCAGGCGGGTAAAACGCTCATCGTCGTCTCCAACGAGGTAGGCCTGGGAATCGTTCCGGCTTACCCGCTCGGACGAATCTACCGCGATACGCTTGGTTACGTCAATCAGCGACTGGCCAGGGCCGCTGATCGCGTCTACTTGATGGTGGCAGGTCTGGCGGTAGATATCAAGAGGCTGCACCAGGAAGCCATGCTGTGA
- a CDS encoding ABC transporter substrate-binding protein, whose protein sequence is MFSRPFTFRLSLLLLCLLCLLLAACGSGTATTSGSQANPTPTPALDYYGTPIAFPKTAPQRIVSLLPSTSEILGALHLQDRVVGVDYYTSYPPALASLPKVSDANGKYNIEQIIALKPDLVLSYGGETKDYDSQLANAGLQVVDLPLSNFSQSLQQILLVGRLTFTGNIAQALVNQLQQQIQTIKKAVAGTTAPRVLLEVDDSTPGKPYVFGGGSFGDELLQDANGINIFHDDSTNGGYPQVTDEAIIAANPQFIILTEDPAYGGNPAQVYQRPNWSNIDAVKLRHVYRINVNIMQHPGPRLVEGLRCLAQLIHSDRFSGPLPDYCSGTV, encoded by the coding sequence ATGTTTTCCCGCCCTTTCACCTTCCGATTGTCTCTTTTGTTGCTCTGTTTGCTATGCCTGCTGCTCGCCGCATGTGGATCGGGAACGGCTACAACGAGCGGTTCGCAGGCAAATCCAACTCCTACGCCGGCGCTTGATTACTATGGTACGCCGATTGCCTTTCCGAAGACCGCTCCCCAGCGCATTGTTTCACTCCTCCCAAGCACCAGCGAGATATTGGGAGCGCTGCATTTACAAGATCGCGTGGTTGGCGTCGACTACTACACGTCCTATCCGCCCGCGCTTGCATCGCTGCCAAAGGTATCAGACGCGAACGGAAAATACAATATCGAGCAGATTATCGCCCTCAAACCCGACCTGGTACTCAGCTATGGTGGAGAGACAAAAGATTATGATTCTCAACTCGCGAACGCCGGCCTGCAGGTCGTCGATCTGCCGCTCTCCAATTTCTCTCAATCGCTACAACAAATCCTGCTTGTAGGTCGCCTGACATTCACCGGGAACATCGCTCAAGCACTTGTGAATCAACTACAGCAGCAAATTCAGACCATTAAGAAGGCAGTAGCAGGTACAACTGCCCCGCGAGTGCTGCTCGAAGTGGACGATAGCACGCCAGGAAAACCCTACGTCTTTGGCGGTGGCTCATTTGGCGATGAACTGCTGCAAGATGCCAATGGCATTAACATCTTCCATGACGACAGTACTAACGGCGGCTACCCGCAGGTGACGGATGAAGCCATAATCGCCGCCAATCCCCAGTTTATCATTCTCACTGAAGACCCGGCCTACGGCGGCAATCCCGCGCAGGTCTACCAGCGGCCCAACTGGAGCAACATTGACGCGGTCAAGCTACGCCACGTGTACCGCATCAACGTCAACATCATGCAACATCCTGGCCCGCGGCTGGTAGAGGGGCTGCGCTGCCTGGCGCAACTGATTCACTCCGACAGGTTCTCCGGCCCTCTGCCTGATTACTGCTCCGGGACGGTTTGA
- a CDS encoding GNAT family N-acetyltransferase has protein sequence MKETPEDIERLQALLDHSIERAGTFLRRSFQMPEHSLTASELIDCWQDVRTVALATVTTKGEPRVAPIGSLLYRGDIYIPTVATAARTRHIQKRPAVSLTLFHENGLAIIVHGSATVITPDHEDFETLENLLYASTHTKAGEWGDGVYLRIEADAIYTYSRHPHRPLESLDLQITPLTSEDSAWVRQFIIEHWGDAIVVAHGKVYQPETLPGFVAVLKGNRVGLLTYSLEGESCEIVTLDSTKPGVGIGTLLIEAAARVAREAGCKRLWLITTNDNLHALRFYQKRGFRLVAVHRNAVDASRQLKPAIPLTGNDQIPIHDEIELEILL, from the coding sequence ATGAAAGAAACGCCGGAAGACATTGAGCGCCTGCAGGCACTTCTAGATCACAGCATTGAGCGGGCGGGAACTTTCCTGCGCCGCTCGTTTCAGATGCCGGAACACTCGCTCACTGCTTCGGAATTGATCGATTGCTGGCAAGATGTGCGGACCGTCGCGCTGGCAACGGTCACGACGAAGGGCGAGCCGCGCGTTGCGCCGATTGGCTCGCTGCTCTATCGTGGCGATATCTATATTCCGACCGTCGCCACCGCCGCCCGCACGCGCCATATTCAGAAGCGCCCTGCCGTGAGCCTGACCTTATTTCATGAAAATGGACTGGCGATCATCGTGCATGGCTCCGCAACCGTCATCACGCCTGACCACGAGGATTTTGAGACCCTAGAGAACCTTCTGTATGCATCTACCCATACCAAAGCTGGTGAGTGGGGCGATGGCGTCTACCTGCGTATCGAGGCCGATGCCATCTACACCTATAGCAGGCATCCTCATCGTCCGCTAGAGAGCCTTGATCTCCAGATAACCCCCCTCACTTCCGAAGATAGCGCGTGGGTACGACAATTTATCATCGAACACTGGGGTGATGCCATTGTCGTCGCTCACGGCAAGGTCTATCAACCGGAGACACTACCCGGCTTCGTGGCTGTACTGAAAGGAAATCGCGTTGGACTGCTCACCTACTCGCTCGAGGGTGAGAGCTGTGAGATCGTCACGCTTGATAGCACAAAGCCAGGGGTCGGTATTGGTACGCTGCTAATCGAGGCAGCCGCGCGGGTGGCACGTGAGGCAGGCTGCAAGCGACTCTGGCTCATCACTACCAATGATAATCTACACGCGTTGCGTTTCTATCAAAAGCGTGGCTTCAGGCTGGTTGCCGTGCATCGCAACGCGGTTGATGCCTCGCGCCAGCTGAAGCCAGCCATCCCTTTGACCGGCAATGACCAGATTCCCATACACGATGAGATTGAGTTAGAGATACTGTTGTAG
- a CDS encoding VOC family protein, which produces MNLNAKGLSHLGLRVTDLPQAKRFYVDILGSKVVREVEGAILINMYGILIGLYGADSYLARQDRFDPFRVGLDHLALAIEDVSLLESLQKELDAAGVVNHGVEEDPETHDKYISFYDPDGIAWELYSITAPGL; this is translated from the coding sequence ATGAATTTAAACGCCAAGGGCTTGAGCCACCTGGGCTTGAGAGTTACCGATCTACCACAGGCGAAACGCTTTTATGTTGATATACTGGGAAGTAAGGTGGTGAGGGAAGTAGAGGGTGCCATACTGATCAATATGTATGGCATTCTTATTGGGCTGTATGGGGCCGATTCGTATCTCGCGCGCCAGGACCGCTTCGATCCGTTTCGCGTTGGCCTCGATCACCTCGCCTTAGCCATAGAGGATGTAAGTCTGCTAGAAAGTTTGCAGAAGGAGTTAGACGCGGCGGGTGTAGTCAACCACGGAGTCGAGGAAGACCCGGAGACACATGACAAGTATATCAGCTTCTACGATCCCGATGGCATCGCGTGGGAGCTGTATTCGATCACGGCTCCTGGCCTGTAA
- a CDS encoding nitroreductase/quinone reductase family protein, with product MAVETKASAARRPPKIANKIAALLLRSPMHRLMSNFLLLLTFTGSKTGKRYTIPIGYQREGNMLRLFTDHTWYKNLLKFPTVKVRIQGKEYTGTAEVIREDKEVIAREMEVFVRHLPNAARAYGVSFDEDGKPNQESLSNAAERFVLIRVHLE from the coding sequence ATGGCTGTAGAAACAAAAGCATCCGCCGCGCGCAGACCCCCAAAGATCGCTAATAAGATTGCCGCGCTGCTATTGCGCTCGCCCATGCACCGGCTTATGAGCAACTTCCTGCTTTTGCTGACCTTTACGGGAAGCAAAACTGGGAAGAGGTACACGATTCCAATAGGCTATCAGCGCGAAGGCAATATGTTGAGGCTTTTTACCGATCATACCTGGTATAAAAATTTACTGAAGTTTCCGACAGTCAAGGTGCGTATACAGGGAAAAGAGTACACGGGAACCGCTGAGGTGATTCGCGAGGATAAAGAAGTGATTGCTCGCGAGATGGAGGTGTTCGTGCGCCATCTCCCAAACGCGGCCCGTGCTTACGGCGTCAGCTTCGATGAAGATGGAAAGCCCAATCAGGAATCGCTGAGTAACGCTGCTGAACGTTTTGTACTGATACGCGTTCATCTGGAGTAA
- a CDS encoding SDR family oxidoreductase yields the protein MKLAIFGATGHTGRPLVEQALKAGNEVVVLVRNPAKLTVQNPKLTVVQGDVLNQDDVDRVVQGSDAVISVIGQTKDAPRNLMTVAITNIIAAMHKYGVKRLVSLTGAGVDDPHDRPKLPNHLIKLALKLMSGHVLKDAENHAEVIRKSDLDWVIVRGPMLNEGPYTGRYRVGWVGVNTGSRISRADLADFILKQTTDTTYLRQAPMVSD from the coding sequence ATGAAACTGGCAATTTTTGGCGCGACCGGGCATACCGGGAGGCCATTGGTGGAGCAGGCATTGAAGGCCGGCAATGAGGTGGTCGTGCTGGTGCGCAATCCAGCGAAACTTACTGTACAGAATCCTAAGCTTACAGTGGTGCAGGGAGATGTGCTGAACCAGGACGATGTTGACAGGGTCGTGCAGGGCAGCGACGCGGTGATCAGCGTGATCGGGCAGACAAAAGATGCGCCCCGGAATCTGATGACGGTCGCGATCACCAATATCATTGCCGCGATGCACAAATATGGCGTCAAACGCCTGGTCAGCCTGACCGGGGCCGGGGTCGACGATCCGCACGACCGTCCAAAACTGCCCAACCACCTGATTAAATTGGCCTTGAAACTGATGTCCGGCCACGTATTGAAGGACGCCGAGAATCATGCTGAGGTGATACGCAAGAGCGACCTGGACTGGGTGATTGTGCGCGGGCCGATGCTCAACGAAGGACCATATACCGGCAGGTATCGCGTCGGTTGGGTTGGCGTCAATACGGGTTCGCGCATTTCGCGCGCCGACCTCGCGGATTTTATCCTCAAGCAGACGACCGACACCACCTACCTGCGGCAGGCGCCGATGGTCAGTGATTAA